The Streptomyces sp. NBC_01439 genome contains the following window.
AGCATGCCCACCGAGGGCAGCACGCGCCGCATCACCGAGGCCGCGATCAGGGCCAGGCCGATGGCCAGGCAGCCGACCCGCGGGTGCCCGAAGGCCGTGGCCAACAGTCCGACCGCCGTCGCGGTGAGCACGCTGAGCATCGGCCACTGACGGGCCGGCGTGGACACGGCCCCCGGAACGGCCCGGCCGCTGCCCTCGGGGCGCGCGGTGTCCCGGGTGATGGAGGGGAAGCGGCGGGACCTGACCGGCGCCTCGGCGCCGGCCTTGGCGGGACCGGCCGCGACGGGACCGGCCGCGACGGGACCGGCCGCGACGGGACCGGCCCCGACGGGCGTCGCGGGCACGACCGGAGCGACGGGGGTGCCGTTCGTCCGGGCCGCGCCGCCGCCCGTCGCGTTCTCCGCGTCCGACTCAGCCTGCACTGGTGGTCCGTTCCGCCGCCTCGACGACATTGACGAGCAGCTGGGCGCGGGTCATCGGGCCGACCCCGCCCGGGTTCGGCGAGATCCACGCGGCCACCTCGGCCACGCCGGGGTGCACATCGCCGACGATCTTCCCTTCCCCGTCGCGGCTGACGCCCACGTCGAGCACGGCCGCGCCCGGCTTCACGTCCTCCGGCTTGACCAGGTGCGGGACACCGGCCGCCGCGACGATGATGTCCGCCTGGCGCAGCTGCGCGGAGAGGTCGCGCGTACCGGTGTGGCAGAGCGTCACGGTGGCGTTCTCGGACTTGCGGGTCAGCAACAGGCCGATGGAGCGCCCGACGGTGATCCCGCGGCCGAGGACGACGACGTGCGCGCCGTTGATGCCGACGTCGTGGTGGCGCAGCAGTTCGACGATCCCGTACGGGGTGCAGGGCAGCGGTCCCGGCTCGTTCAGCACCAGTCGGCCGAGCGACATCGGGTGCAGACCGTCGGCGTCCTTCAGCGGATCCATCAGCTCCAGGACCCGGTTGGTGTCGATGCCCTTGGGGAGCGGGAGTTGGACGATGTAGCCGGTGCACTCCGGGTTGGCGTTGAGCTCCCGGACGACCGCCTCGATGTCTTCCTGGGAGGCCGTCCCGGGCAGTTCGCGCTGGATGGAGGCGATGCCGACCTCGGCACAGTCCTTGTGCTTGCCGTTCACGTACCAGCGGCTGCCCGGATCGTCACCGACCAGGAGGGTGCCGAGGCCGGGGGTGATGCCCCGGGCCTTCAGGGCCGCCACGCGGGCGGTCAGTTCGGACTTGATCGCTGCGGCGGTGGCCTTGCCATCGAGAATCTGGGCGGTCATGCCCCCATCCTCCCGGATGAGGCGGCCCCGGTTCCAGTCAAGGCACTCGCAGGGGCTCAGGGTTCATTGCACTTGCACAACAAGTCACCGGCCGTAACCTAACCGACTGGACAAGCCCGGGCCCGCCGGACCACGATGAATCGACTGATGTACCGCGGGCAGTGCCGGGGGGCGGGACCGCACCGTGCAAGGATTCCTCCGTGCTCAGCCGTGCGTCCCCGCACTTCCACGGAGGAACACCCCAACATGAGCTTCGGCGAACCGCAGAACCCGTACGGACAGCAGCCGCCGCCGCAGGGGCAGCCCGGCTACGGCTACCCCCAGCAGGCACCCCAGGGCATTCCTCCGCAGAGCGGCTACGCCTACCCGCAGCAGGCCCCGCAGGGCTACCCGGGCGGTCCCGGCGGGTACCCGGGTGCGCACATGGAGATGCCGGGCGGTGCGAAGGCGGCCCGCGTCATCCTCTTCATCGTGGGCGCTCTGCAGGTGCTGGGCGGCCTGTTCGCGATCATCGGGGGCGCCGTGTTCGCCGCGGTGCTCGCGGAGGCCGGCTCCTCCAGCTCCTCGAGCTCCTCCAGCTCCTCCGCGGAGGAGCTGAGCGCCGTCGCCGGCACCGTGGGCGTCGTCATCGGAATCGTCTTCATCGGCCTGTCCCTGTGGCCCATCCTGACCGCGGCCAAGATGGCCAAGGGTCGGGGCGGCGTCCGTGTCTCCGGCATCATCTACGGATCGCTGCAGACCTTCTTCGCCGCTTTCGGCGTCCTGGCGAACCTGATCACTCTCGGCACCGACGAGCACGTCCCGGTCGGATTCGGCGTGGTCGCCTCACTGCCGTCCCTGATCTCCCTCGCCCTCGGCCTCACCATCGTCATCGGCCTCGCCAAGGCCGGGGACTACTTCCGCCGTCCCCAGTACTGACCGTCCCGTACGCATACGGCGAAGGCCGCGTCCCGTAGTACGGGGCGCGGCCTTCGCCGTGTGTCAGACGGGCCGGACTCAGTGGAAGAAGTGCCGGGTCCCGGTGAAGTACATGGTCACGCCGGCCTTCTGCGCCGCCTCGATGACCTGCTCGTCACGGACCGAACCGCCCGGCTGGACCACGGCCTTGATGCCCGCGGCCGTCAGGATCTCCAGCCCGTCCGGGAACGGGAAGAAGGCGTCGGACGCGGCGTACGCGCCCTGCGCGCGCTCGGCGCCCGCCCGCTCGACGGCGAGCTTCGCGGAGTCGACACGGTTGACCTGGCCCATGCCGACGCCGACCGAGGCGCCGTCCTTGGCGAGCAGGATCGCGTTGGACTTGACGGCCCGGCAGGCCTTCCACGCGAAGGCCAGCTCGGCGAGCTCCGCCGGGGACAGGGCGTCGCCGGTGGCCAGGGTCCAGTTGGCCGGATCGTCGCCCTCGGCCTGGAAGAGGTCGCTCTGCTGGAGCAGCGCACCGCCGGAGATGGGCTTGAGGTCGCCCGGCTGGTGCGGGGTGCCGTCCACCTTCAGGACGCGGATGTTCTTCTTCTTGGCCAGGATCTCGACCGCGCCGTCCTCGTAGGCGGGGGCGGCGATGACCTCGGTGAAGATCTCCGCGACCTGCTCGGCGAGCTCGACGGTCACCGGACGGTTGACGGCGATGACGCCGCCGAAGGCCGACAGCGGGTCGCAGGCGTGCGCCTTGCGGTGGGCCGCGGCGACGTCCGCGTCGACCGCGATGCCGCACGGGTTGGCGTGCTTGATGATCGCGACGCAGGGCTCGTCGTGGTCGTAGGCGGCGCGGCGCGCGGCCTCGGTGTCCACGTAGTTGTTGAAGGACATCTCCTTGCCGTGCAGCTGCTCGGCGTTGGCGAGTCCGCCCGGCTGTCCGTCCGTGTAGAGGGCGGCGGCCTGGTGCGGGTTCTCGCCGTAGCGCAGGGTCGACTTGCGCTCCCAGGCGCCGGCCAGGAACTCGGGCAGCGCCGCGGCGTCGTCCTCGGGGGCTTCCGGGGCGTAGGCGTTCGTGAACCAGGAGGCCACGGCCACGTCGTAGGCGGCGGTGTGCTGGAAGGCCTCCGCCGCGAGCCGCTTGCGGGCGGTGAGGTCGAAGCCGCCGCCCTGGGCCGCCGCGATGACGTCGGCGTAGCGGGCCGGGCTGGTGACGACCGCGACCGAAGGGTGGTTCTTGGCGGCGGCGCGGACCATCGACGGGCCGCCGATGTCGATCTGCTCCACGCACTCGTCGGGCGTGGCGCCCGACTGGACGGTCGCCAGGAAGGGGTAGAGGTTGACGACCACCAGGTCGAAGGGCTCGACGCCCAGCTCGGCGAGCTGGTTGCGGTGGTCCTCCAGGCGCAGGTCGGCGAGGATGCCGGCGTGCACGCGCGGGTGCAGGGTCTTGACCCGGCCGTCCAGGCACTCGGGGAAGCCGGTCAGCTCCTCCACCTTGGTGACGGGCACCCCGGCGGCGGCGATCTTCGAGGCGGTGGAGCCGGTGGAGACGAGCGCGACGCCCGCCCCGTGCAGCCCGAGGGCCAGCTCTTCCAGTCCCGTCTTGTCGTAGACGCTGATGAGCGCACGCCGGATCGGCCGCTGGGTCGTGGTCGGGTCGTTGCTCGCTGCGGTGTCTGCGGCGGTCACTGGATTGTTACCTTTCGTCCCTCAATGCGGTAGCCGTGCCGGGCCAGGCGCCCCACGACATCGACGAGCAGCTGGCGCTCGACTTCCTTGATGCGCTCATGGAGAGCGGCTTCGTCGTCCTCGTCCCGGACCTCGACCACACCCTGGGCGATGATCGGACCGGTGTCCACGCCGCTGTCCACGAAGTGGACCGTGCAGCCGGTGACCTTCGCGCCGTAGGCGAGGGCGTCCCGTACGCCGTGCGCACCCGGGAAGGCGGGGAGGAGGGCGGGGTGGGTGTTGATGAACCGGCCGCCGAAGCGGTCGATGAACACCTTGCCCACGATCTTCATGAATCCCGCGGACACCACGAGGTCCGGCGCGTACGCGTCGGTCGCCTCGGTGAGGGCGACGTCCCACTCCGCGCGGCTGTCGTAGCCCTTGACCGGGCAGACGAAGGTGGGGATCCCCGCCTTCTCCGCCCGCTCCAGGCCGGCGATGTTCTCGCGGTCGGCTCCCACGGCGACGACTTCGGCACCGAAGCCCTCGGATCCGCCGGGGTGGGCGTCGATGGCATCGAGCAGGGCCTGGAGGTTGGTGCCGGAACCGGAGACCAGCACGACCAGGCGGGAGGCGGCCATGGGAGGCCCTTTCTCGCGGGATTGCGGTGTTCGTCTTGTGTGGTCGTACGAAACTTCGGGGTACCGATATATGGGGAACCATACGAAGCAACGGACCGCCTGCAACGATACCGGTACACGGGACGGCCCCCGAGGGACGGGGGGACGGCCGGGCGGTAGCGTCTGGCGTACAAGCCACGAACTGGCCTCACCTCGCCACGACGTCCCCGCGACGTCCATGACACAGGGGAAGAAACACACCCGATGCCGGACCGCCGTCAGCCCGACTCCCCCACCGACGACAACCCCTTCGCGGCTCCGCCGGAAGGCCGGCCCGACCAGCCGTGGCAGCCGCGCAGCGGCGGTGGCGGCGGGAACGGCGACGGCCAGAAGGACTCGGACGGCCAGCGGGGTCCGGCGCGATGGGACCCGACGGACCCAATCCAGCGCCGTGCGCGCTACGCGCTGCTGGCCGGCATGTGGGGCTCCTTCTTCGGGATCTTCCAGATCCCGTCGGTCGCACTGCTGCTCGGGGTGCTCGCCCTCTACTGGGGCATCAGCGCGCTGCGCGGCAAGCCCGCCGCGGCGACCGCCGAGGGCGCCCCGGCGGCACCGTCCGGCCTGGACGCCCTGGGCCCGGCGGCCCGCCCCCAGCGCACCGCGGCGGTGAGCGGCCTGGTCACGGCCTCCCTGGCGATCCTGCTGGCGTTCGGCTCGTACGCCCTGCAACTCGCCTACAAGGACTTCTACGTCTGCCGCGACGACGCCCTCACCCAGTCGGCGGAACTCCAGTGCAACACCCTCCTCCCGAACAACCTGGTGGGCAACATCCTGAAGGTCCGCCAGTAGGCGCCCTCCCCAGCCCCGCCGGCGCTTGAGGCACCCTTCCAGCCCCGCCGGCGTTTGAGGCGCGGGGTCTGGGGCGGAGCCCCAGCGGCGGCGCCGCACCCGAACGGCCTACTCCGGTGGCGGCTTCCGCCGGGCCAGCACCCGCGCCCCAACCACCTGCGGAGCCAACGGCACTGACACCGCCTCGGCCACCTCGGCCACCTCAGCCGCGCCGGCCACGCCACCCGGCCCGGCCAGCAGACCAGGATCCAGATCCAGCCCGGACACCACGGTCACGGCCCGCCGCGCCCGCCCCCCGGGCACACCCGCAGGAACCCCAGGAACCCCAGGAACCGCAGGAACCGCAGGAACCGCAGGAACCGCAGGAGGTACCGGTACCGGGGGAACCGCAATGTCCGGAATCAGCGCCCCCGCAGCCTGCCGCATCGCCGCCCACCGGACCTCCCGCACCCCGCTGTCGTGCCACCCGTCGTCCACGGCCACCGCTTCATCGGCGTCCAGGGCGGACGGCCCGATGGCCGGGCGGGTCCGCCACGCGTGCACCGCCACCGCGACCGGCACGGCCAGTACCGCCGTCCAGACGAAGGCCGCCACCCCGGTGGTCCACCACACCGGCCCGAATTCCGACAGCAGCCGCGAGCCCAGCGGCCCCGCCGAGGCCGCCGCGAGCCCGGCCATCGCCAGACCGCACACCACCGCACCGAGGGCCGCCGTGAGCGCGGTCTCCCCGTACGAGACCTCGCGTGCCCGGCGTACCGCGAACCAGCCCACCGCGAGCCCGGCGACCACCGGAACCCCGGCGACCGCCCAGGTCAACGGGGTTCCGGGGCCCTCGGCCGGGAGCGCCGCCAGCAGCGGGAAGCGGGGCAGTCCCGGCGCGCCCGGGAAACCGAGCGGGGTAGCCGTCGCGTCGGCGCCCAGGGCGAAGCCGGGCCCGAGCGCGTAGGCCGCTCCCCAGACCATGGCGTTGGGGATCAGGGTGAGTGCGAGCAGCAGGACGGCGAAGCGGCCCGACCAGACCCCGGTCAGCGACAGGAAGGAGGACTGGACCTCGGCGCCGTGCCACGCGAGCGAGGCGCCGACGACGAGCGCGCCGCCGCCCAGGAGCACCAGGGCGCCGCCCGCGCCCGCCCGGAGCGCCAGCGCGTAGCGGGGGCGCACGGCAGCCTTCCGTACGCACCCGGGCAGCCAGGACGGCAGCGGTCCGAGCGGACGCCCCCGGGCCCCCCACACCCCGGTTGCGGCGGCGAGTACGGCCACCAGCGGGATGTGCCAGGCCGCACTGATGGGGTCGGCCGACAGCGGGCCGCCGGCGGCGTACACCGTGACGAGGGCCCCGACCGCGAGATAGCCGCAGAGCACGGCCGAGAACACGGCTCCGGCGGGCAGCACCTCCTCGTCGTCGTCCTCGGTGGCGCTCCCCAGCCGGGCGGCCCGCCGCATGAGCAGCACGGGCAGCACGACGAGGAGCAGGGGCGTCATGCCGACGGGTGCGGGGACGCCGGAGAGGGTGTCGTAGCGCACCAGCTCCGTCCCGTGGGCGAGCAGCCACAGCCCGGCGGCCAGGTGCAGGGCCCCACCGGGGCCGCTGTCGGGGTAGGGGGAACTGATCCACAGCACGATGACGAGCACGGCGAGGAAGCCGAGCCCGAGTCCGGCCGCCACGGCTCCGCCCACGACGCATGCGGCGGCGGCCGGTGAACGGCGCCGCACGCCGGCTCGCGGGGCCGCTGACAACGGGGTCCCGCGTTCGGTCACTTGGGTCACCCCGCCATGGTGCCAACGACACGCGCTATGGACTGGTAACAGGCGAATGCCCGTGGTGTCGCTCAATATACGTTTATGTACTTTTTCGCCCAGATCGTCCAGTTTGCGGGGAGTGTGGCATGACACCAAGCGTCGAGACGACCTCCCCAGAGGACTCGGAGCTGAGCCTGCCCGCCCCCAAGGAGCGCCGCAGACTGCGCGAGGCGGCGGAACTGACGCACGATGAGGTCGCCTCGGCCGTGGGCGTCACCGCGGCGACCGTCCGCTCCTGGGAATCGGGCCGCACGGACCCCCGCGGGCGCAAGCGCGAGCTGTACATGCAGTTCCTGGGGCACCTGGCCGCCCTGCCGCAGGAGGCCGGTCCCGCCGGGGCGCCCGGAGAGGCGAAGCAGGCGAAGGCCGCCGCCGAGGAACCCGCCGCGGACCCACCCGCCCCGGACGGACCCGCCGCGGACGGACCGTCCGCGGACGCGCGGACCGAGCCCGCCGAGCTCCCCGTCGATGCCTCCGTCGAGACCCCCGTCGAGGCCCCCGTCGAGGCCCCCGCGAGGGTCCCCGCGCCGGGGCCCGCCGAGGCCTTCGACGCCCTCTACGCCCACGCCGCCCACGACCTCGCCCGGCAGGCCTACCTGCTCACCGGCCGCCGGTCACTCGCCCTGGAGGCCGTGGAGAAGGCCTTCGTCCAGGCCTGGGACCGGTGGCCCGAGGTGGCCGCCGACCCGGACCCGGTGGGCTGGGTGCGCGCGATCGCGTACGAGTACGCGCTCTCCCCCTGGCACCGGTTCCGGCGCGCCCACCGCCATCTCGACAAGCCGCCCGCCGAACCCTCCGACCGGATCCTGCTCGACGCCCTGCTCGCGCTCTCCCCCGCGAACCGCCGTACCGTCCTGCTCTACGACGGCGTCGGCCTCGACCTCCCCGACACCGCCGCCGAGACCGAGGCGACCACGCCCACCGCGGGCAACCGGCTCGTGCACGCGCACGCCGACCTCGCCGACCGGATCCCCGAACTGGCCGACGTACCGCTCGAAAAGCAGTCGGCGCTGCTGCGCGACCTGCTCACCGCGCTACGACCGGCCGTCGACCTCGACCTGCGCCCGGCGGTCGCCGTCCGCGGCGGCGGGGAGCGGCGCACCCGGATGTGGACCCGCGCGACCCTCAGCCTGACGGCGATGATCGCCGTCTCGACGGCCTACACGGTCATGACCGCGCCCACCCACTACGAGCCCCCGCTGGCGCCCGGCGAGAGCGTCTCCGGCGTGCCCCCGCTCGCCGGACCCCAGCAACTCACCGAACGGAGCAAACAGCTCCACGACAAACTGCTCGCCGACCCGGAGGCCGGACCGGCACGGATCGCCCCGAAGGTCGAATGAGCCGATGAGAACGGGCGTGGCCCGCACCCCCCGAGGGGTGCGGGCCACGCCCGTGCAGTGTCGCGTCCCGCTTACTTGGCGGCGAGGATCTCGCGCGCCAGCTTCGCGGTCTCGGTCGGCGTCTTGCCGACCTTCACGCCGGCGGCCTCGAGGGCCTCCTTCTTGGCCTGCGCCGTGCCGGAGGAGCCGGAGACGATGGCGCCCGCGTGGCCCATGGTCTTGCCCTCGGGGGCGGTGAAGCCCGCGACGTAGCCGACGACCGGCTTGGTGACGTTCTTCGCGATGAAGTCCGCCGCACGCTCCTCGGCGTCGCCGCCGATCTCGCCGATCATGACGATCAGCTCGGTCTCCGGGTCGGCCTCGAAGGCCTCCAGGGCGTCGATGTGCGTGGTGCCGATGACCGGGTCGCCACCGATGCCGACGGCGGAGGTGAAGCCGATGTCACGGAGCTCGTACATCATCTGGTAGGTCAGCGTGCCCGACTTGGACACGAGACCGATCTTGCCGGGCTTGGTGATGTCACCCGGGATGATGCCGGCGTTGGACTGGCCGGGGGTGATCAGACCCGGGCAGTTCGGGCCGATGATCCGGGTCTTGTTGCCCTTGGCGGTCGCGTACGCCCAGAAGGCGGCGGAGTCGTGCACCGCGATGCCCTCGGTGATGACGACGGCCAGCGGGATCTCGGCGTCGATCGCCTCGACCACGGCGGCCTTGGAGAAGGCCGGCGGGACGAAGAGGACGGAGACGTTGGCGCCCGTCTTCTCCATCGCCTCGGCGACGGAGCCGAAGACCGGGACCTCGGTGCCGTCGAAGTCGACGGTGGTGCCGGCCTTGCGCGGGTTCACGCCGCCGACGATGTTGGTGCCGTCAGCCAGCATCAGCTTGGTGTGCTTCATGCCCGTGGCACCGGTCATGCCCTGGACGATGACCTTGCTGTCCTTGTTGAGGAAGATAGCCATGTGAGTCTGTGACCTCTGCCCTTACTTCGCAGCCGCGAGCTCGGCGGCCTTGTCGGCCGCGCCGTCCATGGTGTCCACGCGCTGCACCAGCGGGTGGTTGGCGTCCGAGAGGATCTTGCGACCCAGCTCGGCGTTGTTGCCGTCGAGACGGACGACCAGCGGCTTGGTGACCGCCTCGCCCTTGTCCTCGAGCAGCTGGAGCGCCTGGACGATGCCGTTGGCGACCTCGTCACAGGCGGTGATGCCACCGAAGACGTTGACGAAGACGGACTTGACGTCCGGGTCGCCGAGGATGATCTCGAGACCGTTGGCCATGACGGCGGCGGAGGCGCCACCGCCGATGTCCAGGAAGTTGGCGGGCTTGACGCCACCGTGGTTCTCGCCGGCGTAGGCGACGACGTCGAGGGTGCTCATGACGAGACCCGCGCCGTTGCCGATGATGCCGACCTCACCGTCGAGCTTGACGTAGTTGAGGTTCTTCGCCTTGGCGGCGGCCTCGAGCGGGTTCGCGGCCGCGTGGTCCACGAACTCCTCGTGACCCGGCTGGCGGAACTCGGCGTTCTCGTCGAGCGAGACCTTGCCGTCGAGCGCGATGACGTCGCCGCTGGCGACCTTCGCGAGCGGGTTGACCTCGACGAGGAGCGCGTCCTCGGCGATGAAGGTCGCCCACAGGGTCACGAGGACCTCGGCGACCTTCTCGGCGACCTCGGCCGGGAACTGCGCCAGCGCGACGATCTCGCGGGCCTTCTCGATGGTCACGCCCTCGTTGGCGTTCACCGGTACCTTGGCGAGCTTCTCCGGGGTCTCCTCGGCGACCTGCTCGATGTCCATGCCGCCCGCGACGGACGCCATGGCGAGGAAGGTGCGGTTGGTCCGGTCGAGGAGGTACGAGACGTAGTACTCCTCCAGGATCTCCGGAGCCGTCTCGGCGATCATCACCTTGTGGACCGTGTGGCCCTTGATGTCCATGCCGAGGATGTCGGTCGCCCGGGCGACTGCCTCGTCCGGGGTGGCGGCCAGCTTCACGCCACCGGCCTTGCCGCGGCCGCCGACCTTCACCTGCGCCTTGACGACCGACTTGCCGCCCAGCCGCTCGGTGGCCTCGCGAGCCGCCTCAGGCGTGTCGATGACTTCACCGGCCAGCACCGGTACACCGTGCTTGGCGAAGAGGTCCCTCGCCTGGTACTCGAACAGGTCCACGCGCGTCCGTCCCTTGTCTTTTTAAAGATTCGCAGTGATTCGCGGTTATCTGCTATCTGCGTGGGCGTGCCGCGGAGGGCAACGTGACGGCGCTGTCACAAGGAAGGCGCACACGGTGACCGTGGACGCGGCATGTCCGTCCCGCAGGTTATCCCCGAGGGACGTGGGACCCTAAATCGCAGATCACACCTGAGCGGTGATACCTGTCACAGAACGCCTCACGGTTGAACTGGAAGTTCGTGTGATTCACCGATTCACAGCAAAGCCCGGGACGCGGCCGTCAGGGTGTCGGCAGGGGGCGTTTCTCCAGCGCCGCGGCCATCACGTCCGGGAACAGGTCCGGAGTGCAGGCGAAGGCCGGCGCCCCGAGCGCCGCAAGGGCTGCGGCGTGTTCGCGGTCGTAGGCCGGGGCTCCCTCGTCGGACAGGGCCAGCAGGGTCACGAACTCCACGCCCGCAGCCTTCATCGCGGCGACCCGCTTCAGCATCTCGTTGCGGATACCGCCCTCGTAGAGGTCGCTGATCAGGACGACGACGGTGTCGGCGGGCCGGGTGATCTTCGACTGGCAGTAGGCGAGGGCGCGGTTGATGTCGGTGCCACCGCCCAATTGGGTACCGAAGAGGACGTCGACCGGGTCGTCGAGCTGGTCGGTCAGATCGACGATCGCGGTGTCGAAGACGACCAGACGGGTGGCGATCGAGCGCATCGAGGCGAGGACCGCACCGAAGACGGAGGCGTAGACGACGGAGGCCGCCATCGAACCCGACTGGTCGATGCAGAGGATCACCTCCTTCTTCACCGCTTGCGCCGCCCGGCCGTAGCCGATCAGCCGCTCGGGAACGACGGTGCGGTACTCGGGCAGGTAGTTCTTGAGGTTGGCCCGGATCGTGCGGTCCCAGTCGATGTCGCGGTGGCGCGGACGGCTGATCCGCGCGGACCGGTCCAGGGCGCCGGTCAGTGTCGCCCGGGTCCGCGCCGCAAGCTTCTTCTCCAGTTGCTCGACCACCTTGCGGACCACGGCCCGCGCCGTCTCCTTCGTCGTCTCGGGCATCGCCTTGTTCAGGGAGAGCAGGGTGCCGACGAGGTGCACGTCCGGTTCGACGGCCTCCAGCATCTCCGGTTCCAGCAGCAGGGCGGCCAGGCCCAGCCGCTCGATGGCATCGCGCTGCATGACCTGGACCACGGAGCTCGGGAAGTACGTACGGATGTCCCCGAGCCAGCGGGCCACGTTCGGCGCGGACCCGCCGAGCCCGGCCGACCGTGCCCCCGACGTCCTGCGGGACCCCGCCTCGCCGCCCCCGCCGTACAGGGCGCCGAGCGCGGCGTCCATCGCCGCGTCCCGCCCGGTCAGCGCGCAGCCGGTGCCATCGGCCTCTCCCCCGCCGAGCACCATCCGCCACCGCCTGAGCCGTTCGCCTCCGGCGGGGTCTGCGGTTTCGTGTCGTACCCCCGCGTCCATGTCCTTGCCGCCCATCCGTCCGTCCCCCTGCACTCGTCGTGTTCCCTCTGTAAAACCCGCCGTAAAACCCGGCGCCGATTGAGGCGCTCTTCCAGCCCCGTCAGGGGCACCTCCCGGCGGTAGCCGGGGGAGCCTGAGGCGCGGGGTCCGGGGCGCAGCCCCGGCAACGGCGCCGCACCTCACGCGGCGAGCAGCATCCGCACCAGCCCCACCACCGCGTCCGCCCGCACCGAATCCAGCTCGGGGGCGAAGCCCGCCGGGGCCGAGGACGCCGAGGCCGCGGCGACCGCACCGCCGGGGCCACGTCGCACCAACTCGCCCAGGGACCGCTTCACGCCCGGCTCGTAC
Protein-coding sequences here:
- a CDS encoding cell division protein PerM, which produces MTQVTERGTPLSAAPRAGVRRRSPAAAACVVGGAVAAGLGLGFLAVLVIVLWISSPYPDSGPGGALHLAAGLWLLAHGTELVRYDTLSGVPAPVGMTPLLLVVLPVLLMRRAARLGSATEDDDEEVLPAGAVFSAVLCGYLAVGALVTVYAAGGPLSADPISAAWHIPLVAVLAAATGVWGARGRPLGPLPSWLPGCVRKAAVRPRYALALRAGAGGALVLLGGGALVVGASLAWHGAEVQSSFLSLTGVWSGRFAVLLLALTLIPNAMVWGAAYALGPGFALGADATATPLGFPGAPGLPRFPLLAALPAEGPGTPLTWAVAGVPVVAGLAVGWFAVRRAREVSYGETALTAALGAVVCGLAMAGLAAASAGPLGSRLLSEFGPVWWTTGVAAFVWTAVLAVPVAVAVHAWRTRPAIGPSALDADEAVAVDDGWHDSGVREVRWAAMRQAAGALIPDIAVPPVPVPPAVPAVPAVPAVPGVPGVPAGVPGGRARRAVTVVSGLDLDPGLLAGPGGVAGAAEVAEVAEAVSVPLAPQVVGARVLARRKPPPE
- a CDS encoding bifunctional methylenetetrahydrofolate dehydrogenase/methenyltetrahydrofolate cyclohydrolase, whose protein sequence is MTAQILDGKATAAAIKSELTARVAALKARGITPGLGTLLVGDDPGSRWYVNGKHKDCAEVGIASIQRELPGTASQEDIEAVVRELNANPECTGYIVQLPLPKGIDTNRVLELMDPLKDADGLHPMSLGRLVLNEPGPLPCTPYGIVELLRHHDVGINGAHVVVLGRGITVGRSIGLLLTRKSENATVTLCHTGTRDLSAQLRQADIIVAAAGVPHLVKPEDVKPGAAVLDVGVSRDGEGKIVGDVHPGVAEVAAWISPNPGGVGPMTRAQLLVNVVEAAERTTSAG
- the sucD gene encoding succinate--CoA ligase subunit alpha; amino-acid sequence: MAIFLNKDSKVIVQGMTGATGMKHTKLMLADGTNIVGGVNPRKAGTTVDFDGTEVPVFGSVAEAMEKTGANVSVLFVPPAFSKAAVVEAIDAEIPLAVVITEGIAVHDSAAFWAYATAKGNKTRIIGPNCPGLITPGQSNAGIIPGDITKPGKIGLVSKSGTLTYQMMYELRDIGFTSAVGIGGDPVIGTTHIDALEAFEADPETELIVMIGEIGGDAEERAADFIAKNVTKPVVGYVAGFTAPEGKTMGHAGAIVSGSSGTAQAKKEALEAAGVKVGKTPTETAKLAREILAAK
- a CDS encoding helix-turn-helix domain-containing protein, with translation MTPSVETTSPEDSELSLPAPKERRRLREAAELTHDEVASAVGVTAATVRSWESGRTDPRGRKRELYMQFLGHLAALPQEAGPAGAPGEAKQAKAAAEEPAADPPAPDGPAADGPSADARTEPAELPVDASVETPVEAPVEAPARVPAPGPAEAFDALYAHAAHDLARQAYLLTGRRSLALEAVEKAFVQAWDRWPEVAADPDPVGWVRAIAYEYALSPWHRFRRAHRHLDKPPAEPSDRILLDALLALSPANRRTVLLYDGVGLDLPDTAAETEATTPTAGNRLVHAHADLADRIPELADVPLEKQSALLRDLLTALRPAVDLDLRPAVAVRGGGERRTRMWTRATLSLTAMIAVSTAYTVMTAPTHYEPPLAPGESVSGVPPLAGPQQLTERSKQLHDKLLADPEAGPARIAPKVE
- a CDS encoding DUF3017 domain-containing protein — protein: MQAESDAENATGGGAARTNGTPVAPVVPATPVGAGPVAAGPVAAGPVAAGPAKAGAEAPVRSRRFPSITRDTARPEGSGRAVPGAVSTPARQWPMLSVLTATAVGLLATAFGHPRVGCLAIGLALIAASVMRRVLPSVGMLAVRSRFTDMITYGLLGVAITLLALVMAAPKPWLVLPFMESAVRFTVR
- the purN gene encoding phosphoribosylglycinamide formyltransferase — its product is MAASRLVVLVSGSGTNLQALLDAIDAHPGGSEGFGAEVVAVGADRENIAGLERAEKAGIPTFVCPVKGYDSRAEWDVALTEATDAYAPDLVVSAGFMKIVGKVFIDRFGGRFINTHPALLPAFPGAHGVRDALAYGAKVTGCTVHFVDSGVDTGPIIAQGVVEVRDEDDEAALHERIKEVERQLLVDVVGRLARHGYRIEGRKVTIQ
- the sucC gene encoding ADP-forming succinate--CoA ligase subunit beta; protein product: MDLFEYQARDLFAKHGVPVLAGEVIDTPEAAREATERLGGKSVVKAQVKVGGRGKAGGVKLAATPDEAVARATDILGMDIKGHTVHKVMIAETAPEILEEYYVSYLLDRTNRTFLAMASVAGGMDIEQVAEETPEKLAKVPVNANEGVTIEKAREIVALAQFPAEVAEKVAEVLVTLWATFIAEDALLVEVNPLAKVASGDVIALDGKVSLDENAEFRQPGHEEFVDHAAANPLEAAAKAKNLNYVKLDGEVGIIGNGAGLVMSTLDVVAYAGENHGGVKPANFLDIGGGASAAVMANGLEIILGDPDVKSVFVNVFGGITACDEVANGIVQALQLLEDKGEAVTKPLVVRLDGNNAELGRKILSDANHPLVQRVDTMDGAADKAAELAAAK
- the purH gene encoding bifunctional phosphoribosylaminoimidazolecarboxamide formyltransferase/IMP cyclohydrolase; the protein is MTAADTAASNDPTTTQRPIRRALISVYDKTGLEELALGLHGAGVALVSTGSTASKIAAAGVPVTKVEELTGFPECLDGRVKTLHPRVHAGILADLRLEDHRNQLAELGVEPFDLVVVNLYPFLATVQSGATPDECVEQIDIGGPSMVRAAAKNHPSVAVVTSPARYADVIAAAQGGGFDLTARKRLAAEAFQHTAAYDVAVASWFTNAYAPEAPEDDAAALPEFLAGAWERKSTLRYGENPHQAAALYTDGQPGGLANAEQLHGKEMSFNNYVDTEAARRAAYDHDEPCVAIIKHANPCGIAVDADVAAAHRKAHACDPLSAFGGVIAVNRPVTVELAEQVAEIFTEVIAAPAYEDGAVEILAKKKNIRVLKVDGTPHQPGDLKPISGGALLQQSDLFQAEGDDPANWTLATGDALSPAELAELAFAWKACRAVKSNAILLAKDGASVGVGMGQVNRVDSAKLAVERAGAERAQGAYAASDAFFPFPDGLEILTAAGIKAVVQPGGSVRDEQVIEAAQKAGVTMYFTGTRHFFH